The segment TTGTTTTCGTTTATATACTCCTGAAGCATGATGTCATTTTTGCTCAACTTAATTACTTCTTTTTCTAATTCAGCATTTTTTGCTCTAAGTGTTCCAATCTCTTTTATTGAAGTGAAAAAGTTGGAAATACTGTTACCTATTGAATTAAAGGCCTTTTCCACAGGAGATAAAATACCGCCTATAGCTGATTCAATAGGTGTCACATTGCGTCCACCGCCATAAGTATATGCCATGGCGGATATAAGTGCCACGGCTATAACTATAACAAATATAAATTGTTTATTTTTGAGAAATCGTGGCACTTTACCACTCCTCTCAGTTTAACTTGCTGGTAGGCGTTAAAACCCTTTTAAACAGAGAACTTTCTTCTAAAATCTTCCCTGTTCCTAATGCAACACAATCCAATGGCTGATCGGCAATTTGAATCGGCATACCTGTCTCTTGCCTTATAAGCCTGTCTATGCCGCTTAATAAAGCGCCACCGCCTGTAAGCATTATACCTCTATCCATAATATCTGCAGCCAACTCTGGCGGAGTTTTTTCAAGTGTCAATTTGATAGCATCTAATATGCTGGAAACAGGATCTTTTAATGCTTCTAAGATTTCTGTCGATGTAATTTTTAATGTCTTTGGAAGCCCTGATACCAAATCTCTTCCTCTTATGTCCATTGATTCTTCTTTCGCCTTTGGAAAAGCTGATCCTATTTGAATCTTCACTTCTTCTGCCGTTCTCTCACCTATCATCAAGTTGTACTCTCTCTTAATGTAGTTTATTATTGCCTCATCCATCTCATCTCCGCCGACCCGCAGTGACTTGCTGGTGACTATTCCACCTAAAGATATGATAGCTACATCAGTAGTACCACCACCTATATCTACAACCATGCTTCCTGTAGGTTCTTCTACAGGCAAACCAGCACCAATAGCTGCTGCCATCGGTTCTTCCACTGTATGAGCTTCTTTTGCACCTGCCTGCAGAGATGCTTCTATTACGGCCCTCTTTTCAACTTCTGTAACACCGGATGGAATTCCAACTATTACTCTCGGTCTAAATAAGCCCTTCCTCGGATTTACTTTGCCAATAAAATGATCCAGCATCATCTTTGTTATGTCAAAATCTGCGATTACGCCATCTCTCATGGGCCTTATGGCTACGATATTCCCCGGTGTTCTTCCAACCATTTTTTTAGCTTCTTCACCTACAGCCAAAACTGTATGCGTGTCATTTTTTATAGCTACCACAGACGGCTCTCTTAATACAATTCCCTTTCCTTGAACATAAACAAGTGTTGTTGCAGTTCCAAGATCAATACCTATATCCCTAGAAAATCCTTTCATCCTTTTTATAACTCCTTCCTTATTTATCAAAATCATAATAGCCTTTTTCTTTTAAACTTATACCTATTCCATCACCAATAATAATGTGATCTAATACTTTTATTCCTATTAAATTGCCACCTTTATAAATCCTATCTGATACTTCTACATCTTCTCTACTGGGAGTGGGATCACCGCTTGGATGATTGTGAACCATTATTATAGAAGACGCTGACCTTTCGATAGCAGCTTTAAATACCTCTCGCGGATGAACTATAGAAGTATTTAAACTCCCTATTGAAACAGTGTCAACAGCAATTACCTTATTTTTTACATTAAGCAAAACCACTTTAAAGTGCTCTTTATTTAAGTATCTCATTTCATCCATAAGCAAACTTATCACGTCGTCAGGTTTCTTTATGATATAACCGTCACTGTAACCTGCAAGGGCTATCCTGCGCCCCAGCTCAATAGCAGCCTTAATTTTTGCGGCTTTTGCCAATCCTATGCCTTTTATCTCTGAAAGCCTTTCGACACCTGTGTCTAACAGATATTTAAGCCCGTGGCCTTCGCTTAAAAGCCTTTGTGACAGCATTATAGCACTTTCATCTTTATTTCCCGTCCCTATAATTATAGCCATTAGTTCGGCGTTTGACAATACAGATGGCCCGTACTTTATAAGTCTTTCTCGTGGTCTATCATCTTCTGGCAAATCTTTAATCGTTACGCGAGATTCCTCTCCCATACATTACCCCCCTAAAGCAAATGCACGTTAAATTCTCTCGATAAAATATCATGTAACTTCGATATAGGAAGCCCTACTACATTGTAGTAGTCGCCATTTATCTTATCAACAATAAGCGAGCCATAACCTTGTATGGCATATGAACCTGCTTTATCAATGTACTCACCTTTTTCTATATAACTAAAGATCATTTCATCGCTTAAACTTTTGATGTAAACATCTGTCTTTTCATATTCTGTAACTATTTTATTCTGTTTCAATGATATGACTGTAACACCAGTATAGACTTGATGCCATCGCCCTGACAACACCTTTAGCATATTAAATGCATCACTTTTATCTTTAGGTTTACCAAGGACAATTCCATCAGCAAAAACTACTGTATCAGCTCCTATAATTAAAAAATCACCACTTAATTTTTCTGCGACGAATGATGCTTTTTTTCTGGATAAATCCATGACAATCTTCTCTGGTTCTTTTTCATCTGTCACTTCTTCTACGTCACTTATCATTACAGAAAAATCCACACCAATATTTGATAGTATTTCTTTTCTCCTGGGTGAACCAGATGCAAGTACAATTTCCATATCTGCATACTCCACTTTTGGTTTTATCTGTTATCTTATCTTGTAATACGAAAATATAGCAATTATAAGTCCTATTACAGTTCCCAAGTTGAACCTAAAAGCCAACAGGAACGATACTTTTATAAAATTTAGGTCGATATTTATTGGACTGTTCATTCCTATCATCTGTTGGTACGAAAAAGCATGAACGTACTTAGCAAGAAAGTCTCCAACAAATCCACCAAAAAGAAGACCTACTAAAAGCAAAAAGCACAACGTACCAATTCCCTTGCTTCTCTTCATCTTCCCACTCCTTCTGTTTATTTTCTCCCAAATCACTTATTTTAAAACTTTTCCTTTTAATTATAACATAAATATCTTGTATTTCGACATAATCTAATCTTTTTTTAATATGTTATTTATGGCAAAAAAAAATCTCCCTAAAGGGAGATTTTTAATCATTCATGGGATAAAGATCTTTCTTGCTATAGGTTGTATGAAGCAAATGATGCGATTTTTCCCCCAATGGGCTTATTAAGAATTCTTCGTACAACTTTGTTATCATTGGATTTTTGTGAGACTTTCTAATCGGCAAGTCTTTATCTGCTTCATATATAGCTTTTAATCTACTTTTCCTTACCAAATCTTTTTCATTTGGATTGTGTATAGGCTGTCCACCGCCCATTATGCAGCCGCCAGGACATCCCATGACTTCTATGAAATGATACTCTGCTTCGCCGCTCTTTATCTTATCTAAGAGTTTCTTAGCATTTCCTGTACCATTTGCTACAGCTATTTTTATTTCTTTTCCGCCTATATCAATTTTTGCTTCTTTTATTCCTTCCAATCCTCTTACTTCTTCGTACTCAAAATTCTCAATATCCTTGCCTTCAACTATATCTGCAACAGTTCTTAAAGCCGCTTCCATAACACCGCCTGTAGCGCCAAATATGACACCAGCACCAGATGATTCGCCAAGCGGATTGTCGTATTCGCTGTCAGGCAAATTGACAAAGTCTATACCTGACTGTTTTATCATGCGAGCAAGCTCTCTCGTCGTCAAAACAGCATCCACATCTTTCATGCCGTCTACTATCATTTGAGGTCTGTCTATCTCATACTTCTTGGCAGTGCACGGCATAATTGATACGACGAAGATATCCTTTGGATCTATACCTTCTTTTTCTGCAAAATAACTCTTTATTATTGCACCCATCATCATGTGAGGTGATTTGCAAGTGGAAAGATTGTCTATAAATTCAGGATAATACCTCTCACAATAGTTTATCCATCCAGGGCTACAGGATGTTATCATAGGAAGCTTGCCGCCTTCGTTAAGCCTCTTTAAAAGTTCATTGCCTTCTTCTATTATAGTTAAATCTGCAGCAAAGTCTGTGTCAAATACTTTGTCAAATCCAAGCCTTTTTAAAGCTGACACCATTTTACCTGTGACTATTGAACCATAAGGCATTCCAAACTCTTCGCCAAGTGCAACTCTCACAGCAGGCGCTGTCTGAACCACAACGTATTTCTTCTCATCCAAAAGCGCATCGTAAACCATCTTCGTATGGTCTTTTTCGTATATTGCTCCAACAGGGCATGCCTCTATACACTGTCCACAGCTAATACATGGTGATTCATTTAGACCTCTGCCAAATGACGGTGCAACGATAGTCTTAAATCCTCTGTTGACCATGCCTATGGCGAAAACATTCTGCACATTGTTGCAGGTAGCAACACACCTTCTGCACAATACGCATTTATTAGGATCTCTTACGATGGAAGGAGACGACTCATCTTTTTGATATTTTATATTTTCGCCCATAAACCTTATTTCATCTATGCCAAACTTTCTGCTTAAATCTTGCAACTCACAGTTTCCGCTTCTTACACATGTAAGACAGCTTCTGTCGTGTGCAGACAGTATAAGCTCTAAATTAGATCTCCTTGCCTCTCTTACACGAGGAGTATTCGTGTATATTTCCATTCCGTCGCTTACAGGATAGACACAAGATGCCTGTAAATTTCTAACGCCTTTTATCTCAACAACGCATAGCCTGCAAGCACCTATTTCGTTTATCTCTTCAAGGTAGCATAATGTCGGAATCTCGATGTTTGCGTATTTTGCAGCTTGCAATACTGTATAGTTAGCAGGTACTTCTGCAGGAATTCCATCAATAGTTATTCGAACTTTATCCATGTTTTGCACTCCTTTCATTACTATTTCTTGTATATAGCATCAAACGGACATTTATCCATACATGTTCCACATTTTATGCATTTATCTTGATCTATTACATGAGGCTGCTTTATTTTTCCAGATATAGCGTTTGTAGGACAATTCTTAGCGCATATGCCGCATCCTTTACATTTATCTGGATCAATTCTAAATTTCAGAAGTGCCTGGCAAACACCTGCAGGACATCTTTTCTCCTTTATATGTGCCTCATATTCATCTCTAAAATATCTTATAGTAGAAAGAACAGGGTTAGGAGCTGTTTGGCCTAATCCACACAAAGAAGACGCCTTAATGGAATTAGCAAGAGTTTCAAGTTTCTCAATATCTCCTTCTTCGCCTTTTCCTGATGTTATCTTATTAAGCAGTTCCAACATTCTTCTCGTACCTATGCGGCATGGTGAGCATTTGCCACATGACTCATCAACAGTAAATTCCAAGAAGAATTTTGCGATATCAACCATACAGTTGTCTTCGTCCATTACGATAAGTCCACCTGAACCCATCATGGAACCGATATTAAGAAGTGAATCATAGTCAATAGGTGTATCTAAATGCTCTGCAGGAATACATCCACCAGATGGTCCACCCGTCTGGGCTGCCTTAAATTTCTTGCCATTTGGTATACCGCCACCTATTTCAAATATGATCTCTCTTAGCGTTGTACCCATCGGTATTTCTACCAGACCAGTATTGTTGATCTTTCCACCAAGAGCAAATACCTTTGTGCCTTTAGACTTTTCAGTGCCTATACTTGCAAACCATTCAGCACCATTCAATATTATCGCAGGAATATTTGCATAAGTTTCAACGTTATTTATAATAGTCGGTTTTTCCCACACGCCTTTTACAGCAGGAAATGGAGGCCTTGGCCTTGGCTCACCGCGTTTTCCCATGACAGAATTTAAAAGTGCAGTCTCTTCACCGCAGACAAAAGCACCTGCTCCAAGCCTTATCTCTATATCAAAGTCAAACCCAGTATTGAAAATATTTTTACCTAAAAGTCCGTACTCTCTTGCTTGATCTATAGCAATTTGAAGCCTCTTTACTGCAAGAGGATATTCAGCCCTTACATAAATATAACCATGGTTAGCACCAATTGCATATCCTGCTATAGCCATAGCTTCCAAAACGCTGTGAGGATCTCCCTCTAATACGCTTCTATCCATGAAGGCACCAGGATCACCTTCGTCAGCATTGCAAACGACGTACTTAGGCGTCTCTTTTTGGTTGTAAGCAAATTCCCACTTTATACCTGTAGGGAAGCCACCGCCACCTCTACCTCTTAATCCTGACTTTTTGATTTCCGCTATAACTTGCTCTGGAGTCATCTCAGTCAACACTTTTGCCAATGCTTTATAGACATCAAATGCAATTGCCTCTTTTATATCCTCTGGGTTTATAAGTCCACAGTTTCTTAAAGCAACTCTCTGCTGTTTCTTGAAAAATGCTGTTTCCTCTAAAGGCTTAATTCCTTCCTCTGTGACGCTTTCTCCGTAAAGATACTTTTTAACAACTCTTCCTTTTAAAAGGTGTTCTTCCACGATTTCTGGAACATATTCTTCTTTGACGCGGCTGTAAAACACGCCTTCTGGATACACGACAACAACCGGGCCCAATTCGCACAGTCCAAAGCATCCAGTTCTTACAACCTGAACCTCTTTGTCTAAACCTTTATTTGCAATCTCTTCTTCAAAGCATTTTGCTATTCTATCTGAATTTGACGATGTACATCCAGTACCACCGCACACCATAACATGTGATCTATATAACATCTACAGCCCTCCTTTATTCAACACTACTAATAGTCCATTCTTTAATCGGATGTCCATTAACTACATGTTCCGCAACTATCTGCCTTGCCTTGTTTTCATCAACCTTTATATACGTAACTTTTTCTTGTCCTGGAACATAAACATCCACCATAGGTTCATATTTGCACATGCCAATACAACCAGTCTCAGCAACAACCACATCCGTAATATTTCTTTTGCCAAGCTCATCCAATATAGCCATCATAACAGGCCTTGCACCAGCGGCTATGCCGCATGTAGCCATGCCGACAGTGATCCTTATGCCATTCCGATCTTTACGAAGATTTACCTTTTCCAATGTCTCTTTTCTTATCTTTTCTAATTCCTCTATAGATTTCATATTTACACCTCCATGACACAATTTATGTTTTCTTCAAGATACTCAATTAACCACTGCAATACAGAAGGCTCTGTAATCTTTACGCCGTTTAGCAATTTTTTAATATCCAAAGTATTAAATGAAAATTTTCTACCATCTGATATAATTTCAAACAAAACGTCAACATCACTATCAGAGACTATAAGCGAAATTAAAGTAGAAGGTATATCGCCAATTGGAATCAAATCGATACTTGAAAGTTTAAAAGTCCCTTCCACATAAGTGCCAACGCCCTTTTGAGACTTTATTTTTGCATCTCCGCCGCATTGAAGGGCTAATTCTTTAAAAAATGGCAAACCTAATCCGACTTTTCGCTCTTTCCTCGTTGTTGTAAATGGATCAAAAGCTTTCTCTAAAAGTTCTTCGTCCATTCCACATCCGTCGTCTTCAATACTTAAACGCATAAAATCCTTTTTATGATCAATTTCTAACTTGATCGATATATTTTTTGCACCGGCTTTTATGCTATTTTGAGCAATATCTAAAATGTAAAGCGACAACTCTTTCATATCTAGTCAAATTTCTTCAATATATCTTCAACATCGTCAGGTGTCAATCTGCCAAAAACTTCTCCGTTTATCATCATTACAGGTGCAAGACCGCAAGCGCCTAAACAACGAGTGGCTTCAAGAGAAAACTTGCCATCACCTGT is part of the Thermoanaerobacterium sp. PSU-2 genome and harbors:
- a CDS encoding NADH-dependent [FeFe] hydrogenase, group A6, with protein sequence MDKVRITIDGIPAEVPANYTVLQAAKYANIEIPTLCYLEEINEIGACRLCVVEIKGVRNLQASCVYPVSDGMEIYTNTPRVREARRSNLELILSAHDRSCLTCVRSGNCELQDLSRKFGIDEIRFMGENIKYQKDESSPSIVRDPNKCVLCRRCVATCNNVQNVFAIGMVNRGFKTIVAPSFGRGLNESPCISCGQCIEACPVGAIYEKDHTKMVYDALLDEKKYVVVQTAPAVRVALGEEFGMPYGSIVTGKMVSALKRLGFDKVFDTDFAADLTIIEEGNELLKRLNEGGKLPMITSCSPGWINYCERYYPEFIDNLSTCKSPHMMMGAIIKSYFAEKEGIDPKDIFVVSIMPCTAKKYEIDRPQMIVDGMKDVDAVLTTRELARMIKQSGIDFVNLPDSEYDNPLGESSGAGVIFGATGGVMEAALRTVADIVEGKDIENFEYEEVRGLEGIKEAKIDIGGKEIKIAVANGTGNAKKLLDKIKSGEAEYHFIEVMGCPGGCIMGGGQPIHNPNEKDLVRKSRLKAIYEADKDLPIRKSHKNPMITKLYEEFLISPLGEKSHHLLHTTYSKKDLYPMND
- the radC gene encoding DNA repair protein RadC, translated to MGEESRVTIKDLPEDDRPRERLIKYGPSVLSNAELMAIIIGTGNKDESAIMLSQRLLSEGHGLKYLLDTGVERLSEIKGIGLAKAAKIKAAIELGRRIALAGYSDGYIIKKPDDVISLLMDEMRYLNKEHFKVVLLNVKNKVIAVDTVSIGSLNTSIVHPREVFKAAIERSASSIIMVHNHPSGDPTPSREDVEVSDRIYKGGNLIGIKVLDHIIIGDGIGISLKEKGYYDFDK
- a CDS encoding (2Fe-2S) ferredoxin domain-containing protein — protein: MKSIEELEKIRKETLEKVNLRKDRNGIRITVGMATCGIAAGARPVMMAILDELGKRNITDVVVAETGCIGMCKYEPMVDVYVPGQEKVTYIKVDENKARQIVAEHVVNGHPIKEWTISSVE
- a CDS encoding DUF4321 domain-containing protein, with the translated sequence MKRSKGIGTLCFLLLVGLLFGGFVGDFLAKYVHAFSYQQMIGMNSPINIDLNFIKVSFLLAFRFNLGTVIGLIIAIFSYYKIR
- a CDS encoding ATP-binding protein, producing MKELSLYILDIAQNSIKAGAKNISIKLEIDHKKDFMRLSIEDDGCGMDEELLEKAFDPFTTTRKERKVGLGLPFFKELALQCGGDAKIKSQKGVGTYVEGTFKLSSIDLIPIGDIPSTLISLIVSDSDVDVLFEIISDGRKFSFNTLDIKKLLNGVKITEPSVLQWLIEYLEENINCVMEV
- a CDS encoding rod shape-determining protein, translated to MKGFSRDIGIDLGTATTLVYVQGKGIVLREPSVVAIKNDTHTVLAVGEEAKKMVGRTPGNIVAIRPMRDGVIADFDITKMMLDHFIGKVNPRKGLFRPRVIVGIPSGVTEVEKRAVIEASLQAGAKEAHTVEEPMAAAIGAGLPVEEPTGSMVVDIGGGTTDVAIISLGGIVTSKSLRVGGDEMDEAIINYIKREYNLMIGERTAEEVKIQIGSAFPKAKEESMDIRGRDLVSGLPKTLKITSTEILEALKDPVSSILDAIKLTLEKTPPELAADIMDRGIMLTGGGALLSGIDRLIRQETGMPIQIADQPLDCVALGTGKILEESSLFKRVLTPTSKLN
- a CDS encoding Maf family protein, coding for MEIVLASGSPRRKEILSNIGVDFSVMISDVEEVTDEKEPEKIVMDLSRKKASFVAEKLSGDFLIIGADTVVFADGIVLGKPKDKSDAFNMLKVLSGRWHQVYTGVTVISLKQNKIVTEYEKTDVYIKSLSDEMIFSYIEKGEYIDKAGSYAIQGYGSLIVDKINGDYYNVVGLPISKLHDILSREFNVHLL
- the nuoF gene encoding NADH-quinone oxidoreductase subunit NuoF — translated: MLYRSHVMVCGGTGCTSSNSDRIAKCFEEEIANKGLDKEVQVVRTGCFGLCELGPVVVVYPEGVFYSRVKEEYVPEIVEEHLLKGRVVKKYLYGESVTEEGIKPLEETAFFKKQQRVALRNCGLINPEDIKEAIAFDVYKALAKVLTEMTPEQVIAEIKKSGLRGRGGGGFPTGIKWEFAYNQKETPKYVVCNADEGDPGAFMDRSVLEGDPHSVLEAMAIAGYAIGANHGYIYVRAEYPLAVKRLQIAIDQAREYGLLGKNIFNTGFDFDIEIRLGAGAFVCGEETALLNSVMGKRGEPRPRPPFPAVKGVWEKPTIINNVETYANIPAIILNGAEWFASIGTEKSKGTKVFALGGKINNTGLVEIPMGTTLREIIFEIGGGIPNGKKFKAAQTGGPSGGCIPAEHLDTPIDYDSLLNIGSMMGSGGLIVMDEDNCMVDIAKFFLEFTVDESCGKCSPCRIGTRRMLELLNKITSGKGEEGDIEKLETLANSIKASSLCGLGQTAPNPVLSTIRYFRDEYEAHIKEKRCPAGVCQALLKFRIDPDKCKGCGICAKNCPTNAISGKIKQPHVIDQDKCIKCGTCMDKCPFDAIYKK